The window GGCGCTGTCCAGCGACACCAGCCGGCTGCCCGGGATGAGCCCGGCGAGCAGCCGCGACTGTTCGAACATGTCGTCCGGTTCCCTGCGCGAGCACAGGATGAGGGTCGGCACGCCAACCTGCGGCGCCATTTCGCTGACGTCGATATCGGCGAACTCGTCGAGGAAATGCCACGCATTCTCTGGCGATGTCGAGCGCCGCTGCAACTCGTCGAAGTCGCGCCATTCCTCCTGAGTCCCCTCCGGCAGGAAACGCGCGGCGAAGATCTGCCGGTAGCTCGGATCCGGCCGGCCCCAGGCGAGCCGGACAAGACTGATGCGGGTCTCCACCAGCTCGCGTTCCTCAATGGTCCGGGCGCGCTTACGGCGGCCCTGCGCGAACGCGCCGAGCAGGACGAGATGGCTGACCCGCTCCGGGTGGCGCACGGCGTAGGCGATGGCGACCGGCCCGCCCTGTGAAATACCGAGCAAAGAGAAGGTCTCGAGCCCGACGGCGTCGACCACGGCTTCGAGGTCGTCAACCCACGCGTCGAAGGAGAAGCGTGAGACATCCCAGTCCGAAAGGCCGCAGCCGCGCTCGTCGTACCGGACCAGCTGAAAACGGCGAGACAGCTCGACGTTCCAGTGCCGCCACACCGGGCTGTGCCAGTCGTAGTCGAGATGGCTGAGCCAGTTGGCCGCCTTGACCAACGGTGGACCGTCGCCGGTCGTGGCGTACGCGAGCTGGACGCCGTCCGGCCCCAGACAAAAACGGATCTGCTGCGCGGGCGGTCCGGTGTCATGGGTGGCTGAGGCCCGCTCCTCGACGGGCGCCACGAACTGATAGCCGCGACCGTGCACGGTGCGGATGACACGTTGTGCGCTGCCGTCGTCGCCGGTGGCATGTCGCGCTGCTTTGATCCGGCTGGTGAGAGCGGACCCGCTGACGAATCGATCACCCCAGACGGAGTCCAGGATCTCCTCCTTGGACACCACCCGCGCCCGCTCGCGAATGAGGAAGGCCAGCAGGCTGAACACCTGTGGCTCGATGGGTTGCACGGAGCCCGAAAACCGGAGCTCATATCGATCGACGTCGAGCTGACAGTCGGCAAAGGCGTAAATCATTCGAATCTTCGCCCCCTCGGCCCACGCCCGGCCCTTTCGGCCAACGGCTGATCGGTCCGGCCGGTTGGAAATCTCTGTAGGGAGGCTACGCCGTTCTCCACCTCATCTCCACATTTCCTCCAAGTCTGTGGCCTGCGACGACGGCAGAGTCATAGCTACGGCCCGGGCACTCGGGCCGGTGGGAAGGTCCCGGGAAGGCAACCCGGGCATCGTCTCGGCAACAGTCCAACACACGGGGGAAACATGAATTCGACGTACTTGCTCGCGGGCATCGAGGTCCAGCGGCTGATGGAAAATCAAGCTCGCGCGGCGTTTGACCCTGAACGTGCGGCGCTGCTCGCTCTAGTGCAGGCCCGCCCACGTCGCAGCTGGAACTGGCGCGTCTGGTCGCGCCGGCTGCCCGCACCAACCAGGGAGCGAGGCCGGGTCCGGTGACCGTATCGGTGATGGCATCGAGCTATGCCGACACCGACGCCGACGCGCCGAGGCACACAGCACGCCCAGCCGACTTTCTCCTCGGTGCCCGCGCGATGCTCCCCTGGCTGGCCGGTGTCACCCCGTTCGGCCTGGTGATCGGGGTCAGCGCGGCACAGGCCGACGTCTCGACGCTCGCCGGGTGGCTGACCGGCCCGTTGATGGCCGGCGGCAGTGCTCAGATCGCGACGATCGAGCTGCTCGACGCCGGTGCCGCTCCGCTGGTGGTGGTGTTCAGTGCGCTGATCATCAACCTGCGGCTGGTGCTCTACTCCGCGGCGATGGCGCCACACTGGCGAGGCCGTTCACGGCGGTGGCGGGCGTTCGCCGCGTACCTGCTCATCGATCCGTCGTTCGCAGTCGGTATTGCCCGCTACGAACAGCCCGGGGATCGGTCCCGGGCGGACACGTACTACGTGGGCGGGGCCGTCGTGCTGTACGCGACCTGGTTCGCCGCGATCGCCGCGGGCGCGCTGGTCGGTGCGCAATTGCCCGCCGCGCTCCAGCTGGAATTCGTCATCCCGTTGTTCCTCGCGGGCGAGGTGGTGCCGAAGCTGGCCCACCGAGCCACCCGCCGTGCGGCTCTGACCGCGGCCGGCGTGGCCGCGGTGGCCACCGCGATCCCGCTGCATCTGGGCCTGATCGTGGCGATCGTCGCCGGCCTTGCGGCCGGTCTGCTGGCGAAGGAGGCCGCGCGATGAACGTCTGGCTGGTGATCGTCGTCATCGGGCTCGGAAGCTACGTGTTCCGGATCAGCATGGTCCTGCTCATCGACCATTTCGACCTTCCCGAGTGGCTAACCCGCGCGTCGGGCTTCGTCGCACCCGCCGCGTTCGCGGCGCTGGCTGCTGGCAGCGTCGCCGCCCACGTGGGCGACGTCGATCTCCTCCGTGCCGTTCCAGTGCTCGGCGCGGTGACGGCGGCCGTCGTCGCCGTCCGGCTGACCCGCAAGTCCTACGTGGCGGTGCTGGCCGGCATGCCCGTGCTCTGGATCCTCACCGCCTTGGTGGCGACGTCATGACGGCGCCGGCGCGGCCGCGAAGCCCGCCGGAAGGTTCCGGGAAGGTCACGTCCCTACGTTCACTGCAACCGATCCACCCGAATGCCATCCACCCCACATCACAAGGAGACAGAACCATGAGCATCACCGCAGAACGAGCCCCTCTCAACGGCGTCGACACGCCCACCCTGTTCGCCACCCTCGACGCCGTCAAGGGCCAGCCGGACATCGCCAAGTTCCAGTTCCGC is drawn from Phytoactinopolyspora mesophila and contains these coding sequences:
- a CDS encoding AzlD domain-containing protein, which gives rise to MNVWLVIVVIGLGSYVFRISMVLLIDHFDLPEWLTRASGFVAPAAFAALAAGSVAAHVGDVDLLRAVPVLGAVTAAVVAVRLTRKSYVAVLAGMPVLWILTALVATS
- a CDS encoding alpha/beta fold hydrolase encodes the protein MIYAFADCQLDVDRYELRFSGSVQPIEPQVFSLLAFLIRERARVVSKEEILDSVWGDRFVSGSALTSRIKAARHATGDDGSAQRVIRTVHGRGYQFVAPVEERASATHDTGPPAQQIRFCLGPDGVQLAYATTGDGPPLVKAANWLSHLDYDWHSPVWRHWNVELSRRFQLVRYDERGCGLSDWDVSRFSFDAWVDDLEAVVDAVGLETFSLLGISQGGPVAIAYAVRHPERVSHLVLLGAFAQGRRKRARTIEERELVETRISLVRLAWGRPDPSYRQIFAARFLPEGTQEEWRDFDELQRRSTSPENAWHFLDEFADIDVSEMAPQVGVPTLILCSRREPDDMFEQSRLLAGLIPGSRLVSLDSANHLLPERDPAWRRFLEEIDEFLPTRPAA
- a CDS encoding AzlC family ABC transporter permease; the encoded protein is MASSYADTDADAPRHTARPADFLLGARAMLPWLAGVTPFGLVIGVSAAQADVSTLAGWLTGPLMAGGSAQIATIELLDAGAAPLVVVFSALIINLRLVLYSAAMAPHWRGRSRRWRAFAAYLLIDPSFAVGIARYEQPGDRSRADTYYVGGAVVLYATWFAAIAAGALVGAQLPAALQLEFVIPLFLAGEVVPKLAHRATRRAALTAAGVAAVATAIPLHLGLIVAIVAGLAAGLLAKEAAR